The following are encoded together in the Candidatus Paceibacterota bacterium genome:
- a CDS encoding disulfide bond formation protein B: MDWGNFMTVAFAIATLFGNIFIVAVVVLFVVRRPMLPRVTAFLVENALLFAFGLAAASMVGSLVYSEVVGYPACILCWIQRGFMYPLVPILALGMWARKRIFIWMTLALSVLGGSVALYQWIKDMIALYAPNFVKLGCPYVAGLPSCDRIYTLEFGYVTIAMLSLNAFLLIVIACVVSLKKKSEGVV, translated from the coding sequence ATGGATTGGGGCAATTTCATGACGGTTGCATTTGCGATCGCCACCTTGTTTGGCAATATCTTCATCGTGGCAGTCGTGGTGCTTTTTGTGGTACGCCGTCCAATGCTCCCGAGGGTCACAGCATTTTTGGTAGAGAATGCACTCCTCTTTGCATTCGGACTTGCTGCAGCGTCTATGGTCGGGAGTCTTGTGTATTCAGAAGTCGTTGGGTATCCCGCATGTATTCTTTGTTGGATCCAGCGAGGGTTTATGTACCCACTCGTTCCTATCCTCGCTCTCGGGATGTGGGCAAGGAAGCGTATATTCATATGGATGACGCTTGCATTATCTGTCCTAGGGGGTTCGGTTGCACTCTATCAATGGATAAAGGATATGATTGCGCTGTATGCTCCGAATTTCGTAAAGCTCGGATGTCCATACGTTGCAGGATTGCCGTCATGCGACCGCATCTATACTCTTGAGTTTGGTTATGTCACAATTGCGATGCTTTCTTTGAATGCATTTCTTCTCATCGTTATCGCTTGTGTGGTATCGCTCAAGAAGAAGTCTGAGGGTGTAGTATAA
- a CDS encoding PspC domain-containing protein yields the protein MRKLYRHTKGERHVAGGVFAGLGDWLEVSPGILRAGYIALAIFSGVIPGILLYLAAMLLMKKNPAHEVHDI from the coding sequence ATGAGAAAACTCTACAGGCATACAAAAGGTGAGCGCCATGTTGCGGGTGGTGTCTTTGCAGGTCTTGGTGACTGGCTTGAAGTGAGTCCAGGAATTTTGCGTGCAGGATATATTGCGCTTGCTATCTTTAGCGGAGTGATTCCGGGGATATTGCTGTACTTGGCGGCTATGCTTTTGATGAAAAAGAATCCTGCGCACGAAGTGCACGATATATAG
- a CDS encoding ABC transporter permease, protein MRLHDIGKLSTRMFKTNPARTWLTIAGMGIGTGAVVTLVALGFGMQNIILEQIVFGETLLSLSVSAPLTRGVPLNDAALASFRSMPHVKDVAGMAQFPTLISMKGLTGNAFVQGVDPAYYRYTGASAVAGELHTDKNKNATSDGVVLTKALLKLFEIKEPKDAIGQIVTFRVLVPVDETGDMQEVPIERNYRVVGVSNDDAFISAFMQLTELRNYVQIAQYEKAQVRVVSSEFLPATTALVIAKGFMVTALSKTVDQANKIFSGIQVVLAVFGSIALAVSAIGMFNTMTVTLLERTKEIGIMRTLGASAQDIKILFLSESVIVGFLGGIMGIVFGLVIGGTLNGLVNLAAASFGGKSMSLFSFPIPFLVFIATFSALVGFMTGVFPAVRASKLSPLDAMRYG, encoded by the coding sequence ATGAGATTACATGATATCGGAAAACTTTCGACGCGTATGTTCAAGACGAACCCTGCGCGTACATGGCTGACCATCGCGGGTATGGGCATCGGTACGGGGGCAGTCGTGACACTCGTTGCGCTTGGTTTTGGTATGCAGAATATCATTCTTGAGCAGATCGTCTTTGGTGAGACATTGCTCTCGCTCTCTGTGTCTGCGCCGCTGACGAGAGGTGTTCCGCTCAATGATGCGGCACTTGCAAGCTTCCGCTCCATGCCACACGTCAAAGATGTTGCAGGAATGGCGCAATTCCCAACACTCATTTCAATGAAGGGACTTACGGGAAATGCATTCGTCCAAGGTGTTGATCCTGCATACTATCGTTATACGGGAGCAAGTGCTGTTGCAGGAGAATTGCATACTGATAAGAACAAGAACGCGACGAGTGACGGCGTAGTGCTTACGAAAGCATTGCTCAAGCTATTTGAGATAAAGGAGCCGAAGGATGCAATTGGTCAAATTGTGACGTTCCGTGTACTTGTGCCTGTTGATGAGACAGGTGATATGCAGGAGGTACCTATCGAGCGTAACTATCGTGTCGTTGGCGTGTCTAATGACGATGCGTTCATATCAGCATTTATGCAGCTTACTGAGCTCCGCAACTATGTGCAGATTGCACAATATGAAAAGGCTCAGGTACGCGTAGTATCGAGCGAGTTTCTTCCAGCAACCACCGCGCTTGTTATTGCAAAAGGATTTATGGTGACCGCACTCAGCAAGACCGTCGATCAAGCAAACAAGATCTTTAGTGGTATCCAGGTCGTCCTTGCGGTCTTTGGTAGTATCGCGCTTGCGGTTTCTGCGATTGGTATGTTCAATACGATGACCGTTACATTGCTTGAGCGCACAAAAGAGATTGGTATCATGCGTACGCTTGGAGCTTCTGCTCAAGACATTAAGATTCTCTTCCTGTCTGAATCAGTCATCGTGGGCTTCCTTGGGGGTATCATGGGAATTGTCTTCGGACTAGTGATTGGAGGGACACTGAATGGGCTCGTTAATCTTGCGGCAGCAAGTTTCGGTGGGAAATCGATGTCACTATTTTCTTTTCCAATCCCATTCCTTGTATTCATTGCGACATTCTCAGCATTGGTGGGATTCATGACAGGAGTCTTCCCAGCAGTGCGTGCATCGAAGCTCTCTCCGCTTGATGCTATGAGGTACGGATAA
- a CDS encoding alpha/beta hydrolase, translating to MNNITEKIVLPPVGRVWFGDVLAEFWGPVKPSGKVIILCDGCPSVPSKKRTAETLAKKGYWVFHMRYRGSWESKGQFLKYPPSEDVRLVARGVREGFINIYDGTRYVLDVRECIVIGASFGGAAAVIASTYPEIDKAIALAPVIDWRAETKSEPFHHFVNLLAHGFGSAYRPAKDAYSKLQSGMFYQPLIGAERMDPGKLLIVHARDDKVIPLAPLRTFAKLAKLKPVYLDEGGHFSASSILDKEIWKYAKAFLGKKA from the coding sequence ATGAACAATATAACTGAAAAGATCGTCTTACCGCCGGTGGGGAGGGTCTGGTTCGGAGATGTTTTGGCTGAGTTTTGGGGCCCCGTCAAACCTTCTGGGAAAGTAATCATCCTTTGCGATGGTTGCCCATCAGTGCCAAGCAAGAAACGTACTGCAGAGACGCTCGCAAAGAAAGGCTATTGGGTGTTCCATATGCGCTACCGGGGTTCATGGGAGTCAAAAGGGCAGTTCCTTAAATACCCTCCTTCTGAGGACGTACGTCTTGTTGCACGAGGGGTTAGGGAAGGTTTTATCAATATCTATGATGGCACACGCTATGTGCTCGATGTGCGAGAATGTATCGTGATTGGCGCATCATTCGGTGGGGCAGCGGCAGTGATTGCTTCTACGTATCCCGAGATTGATAAGGCTATCGCGCTCGCTCCGGTCATTGACTGGAGGGCAGAGACGAAGTCAGAGCCCTTTCATCACTTTGTGAATTTGCTTGCACATGGTTTTGGTAGTGCGTATCGTCCTGCAAAAGATGCATATAGCAAATTACAGAGCGGGATGTTTTACCAGCCACTTATTGGGGCTGAGCGCATGGATCCAGGAAAGTTATTGATTGTGCATGCACGTGATGATAAAGTGATTCCGCTTGCACCACTGCGTACTTTCGCAAAGTTGGCAAAGCTGAAACCGGTCTACCTTGATGAGGGAGGGCATTTCAGTGCAAGTAGTATCCTTGATAAGGAGATTTGGAAATACGCTAAAGCGTTCCTGGGAAAGAAAGCGTAA
- a CDS encoding dockerin type I repeat-containing protein, with translation MNGWNTKMRYAPFSVRNMERIAFLVAGLVFVLITNTHNVAAEVGSVVATSTVAISICNNGIVDSGETCDFGLGLNDGEYSSTTAGRHCATNCRSWGPYCGDGILKAFYGEECVPDGNNFCTDQCKQKEPPVSSTTPPAPPPTPSGNGGGSGAVPMRAQTQVVFAGKAYPNTRVQILKDGVLLGIAQADGNADFSYNVTNATPGPTTFGFWAEDNKKIRSITYTTTFQVTQNAVTNVGNVFLPPTIRALIAKVSPGTNIILDGTTAPRARVQLLLDKSSAPVHTANSKDNGEWDASLPTGGMSPENYHQILPFLELIGASGTVPQKSGNGTSLNVFVGNSNVSDRTGNGDINGDGKVNILDFSMLLFRFGGADPAGDLNHDGKVNIADLSIMLFNWTA, from the coding sequence ATGAACGGATGGAATACTAAAATGCGTTATGCTCCTTTCTCGGTACGTAATATGGAGCGTATCGCATTTTTAGTTGCCGGACTTGTGTTTGTGTTAATAACAAATACGCATAACGTAGCAGCGGAAGTCGGCAGTGTAGTTGCAACATCCACGGTAGCGATTTCGATTTGTAATAATGGAATTGTCGATAGTGGTGAGACCTGTGATTTCGGGCTCGGGCTAAATGATGGAGAATATTCTTCGACCACTGCGGGTCGTCACTGTGCAACAAACTGTCGTTCTTGGGGCCCATATTGCGGTGACGGTATTCTTAAGGCATTTTATGGTGAAGAGTGTGTCCCTGATGGAAATAATTTTTGCACAGATCAGTGTAAGCAGAAGGAGCCACCCGTGTCTTCAACTACTCCTCCCGCTCCGCCTCCTACTCCGTCGGGAAACGGTGGTGGGTCCGGTGCAGTGCCTATGCGCGCACAGACACAAGTTGTGTTTGCAGGGAAGGCATACCCCAATACTCGTGTGCAGATTCTTAAAGATGGAGTGTTGCTCGGCATCGCTCAGGCTGATGGTAATGCGGACTTTTCCTATAACGTAACGAATGCAACTCCTGGCCCAACGACGTTTGGCTTCTGGGCTGAGGACAACAAGAAGATACGATCAATTACATACACGACGACATTTCAGGTGACTCAAAATGCAGTGACAAACGTTGGTAATGTATTTCTCCCTCCAACGATTCGCGCACTCATCGCGAAGGTATCTCCGGGTACGAATATAATTCTTGACGGCACTACTGCTCCAAGAGCACGTGTACAACTACTCCTAGATAAATCAAGTGCACCGGTACATACTGCAAATTCAAAAGATAATGGTGAGTGGGATGCAAGTTTGCCAACAGGGGGTATGTCTCCCGAAAACTATCATCAAATATTGCCTTTCCTTGAGCTGATTGGCGCAAGTGGTACTGTTCCGCAAAAGAGTGGCAATGGTACTTCACTCAATGTGTTTGTCGGTAATAGTAACGTGTCAGACCGTACAGGCAATGGTGACATCAATGGTGATGGTAAGGTGAACATTCTCGATTTCTCTATGCTCTTGTTTCGTTTTGGTGGTGCCGATCCAGCGGGTGATCTCAATCATGATGGTAAAGTAAATATCGCCGATCTTTCTATTATGCTCTTTAATTGGACTGCATAA
- a CDS encoding response regulator, giving the protein MESPKILILEDEGPIRGMLAQKFSLIGFTVFEAGTGEEALLIAQKEKPDVITTDIVMYPMDGTTFIKRLRESGPWGARVPCYVLSNQRDPELITQLRTIGATDYINKAETPIDAVAEKIKGSLKK; this is encoded by the coding sequence ATGGAGTCTCCTAAAATACTCATTCTTGAGGACGAAGGTCCGATTCGCGGTATGCTTGCACAGAAATTCTCCTTGATTGGATTCACCGTTTTTGAAGCAGGAACAGGAGAGGAAGCGCTCCTCATCGCACAAAAAGAAAAGCCCGATGTAATTACTACTGACATTGTCATGTACCCAATGGACGGCACGACTTTTATTAAAAGACTCCGCGAAAGTGGTCCTTGGGGAGCACGAGTACCCTGCTATGTACTCTCAAATCAACGAGACCCTGAACTTATCACCCAACTGAGAACAATCGGGGCCACTGACTATATCAACAAAGCAGAGACACCGATCGATGCAGTGGCTGAAAAGATCAAAGGATCCCTCAAAAAATAA
- a CDS encoding thioredoxin domain-containing protein has protein sequence MKEQKWIIGIVVGLLAAAGIFFSLSRSVTPPTEAQLAATAEDAAFGQFLKESGVIFYGAFWCPHCQRMKKDLGEAIWKPIYVECSTPDGKDETQQCKDAKIDSFPTVVFKDGTRQSGEMTREELVKRSGYIAPAVK, from the coding sequence ATGAAAGAACAAAAATGGATTATAGGTATTGTTGTCGGACTGCTTGCTGCAGCTGGAATATTTTTCTCACTCTCACGTAGCGTGACTCCTCCTACAGAGGCACAGCTTGCTGCCACCGCAGAGGATGCAGCTTTTGGTCAATTTCTTAAGGAGAGCGGTGTTATTTTCTATGGCGCATTTTGGTGCCCACACTGCCAGCGCATGAAGAAGGACCTGGGTGAGGCAATTTGGAAGCCTATCTATGTCGAATGTTCTACACCAGATGGCAAGGATGAAACGCAGCAGTGTAAGGATGCAAAGATCGACTCATTTCCGACGGTTGTTTTTAAGGATGGCACTCGTCAGTCAGGGGAGATGACTCGCGAAGAGTTGGTAAAGCGTTCGGGCTATATAGCTCCCGCGGTGAAATAA
- a CDS encoding cohesin domain-containing protein, which translates to MYTRARKTVIAALFSVALFPCVVFASSTLSLSPASGSYPVDEVIPVRVLVQSPEKLAAVEATLEFDPKLLGLEIISTSQDVSWVVTPNVDGGVLRYSGMVKKDAPTTLELMTLNVHALRPGKPELRFTSGASTVAADGSGGNTLGHITQASFDIAPKEGFAPGVTSADGAGEVLGASDGSTLTVTAKEITDESLWYPLHDITMSWTLPREVKDVRIGLSRKAEDTGYKSVTSGTTTRFVTDLEEGEWYFHLTPEGGELKDSVHFRIAIDHSAPILSTTTEVVRDDSHDPNIAYSVSASDVVSGVAYYEFTIDAGRGERWTDDGSGIYRFRSPVFGAHDLTIAAVDKAGNRSESKVRYEVTPLDKPVVRAKSDKFAEASPVVAELQGLPGASAHVVFEGGAVHHEDTIALDSSGKGTYTLKESILPGNYMLSVVQTLENGASSDVPVRVDIEITTSVIGYLGRNPALSIALIPLLLIALVIGGWRIGKIFLAYQQKGYGGNVPQLALPAPRADRDVQRSNVVRPVQTAPLELRRVVRVQAPGAVIDLRRRE; encoded by the coding sequence ATGTACACACGTGCACGGAAAACTGTAATTGCAGCGCTCTTTTCGGTTGCGCTTTTTCCGTGTGTTGTCTTCGCCTCGAGTACGCTCTCGCTTTCTCCTGCTTCAGGGAGTTATCCTGTTGACGAGGTAATTCCAGTGCGTGTTTTGGTGCAGTCACCTGAGAAGCTTGCTGCGGTGGAGGCGACGCTTGAGTTTGATCCAAAATTGCTCGGCCTAGAAATTATTTCAACATCTCAGGACGTATCATGGGTAGTTACACCGAATGTTGATGGTGGTGTATTGCGCTACTCAGGGATGGTCAAGAAAGATGCACCAACTACACTAGAGCTGATGACACTCAACGTGCATGCATTGCGCCCGGGAAAGCCAGAGCTTAGATTCACTTCAGGCGCCTCTACCGTTGCCGCTGATGGTTCTGGAGGGAATACGCTTGGGCATATCACTCAAGCAAGTTTTGATATTGCGCCAAAAGAAGGTTTTGCTCCCGGAGTAACTTCTGCAGATGGGGCAGGTGAAGTTCTTGGTGCAAGCGATGGGTCTACTCTTACCGTGACTGCAAAGGAGATTACTGATGAATCCTTATGGTATCCACTACATGATATCACTATGTCTTGGACGTTGCCCCGTGAGGTTAAAGACGTGCGCATTGGACTTTCGCGAAAGGCAGAAGATACAGGATATAAGAGTGTTACGTCGGGTACGACAACGCGCTTCGTGACGGATCTTGAAGAAGGTGAATGGTATTTCCATCTGACACCTGAAGGTGGCGAACTTAAAGATTCTGTACACTTCCGAATTGCGATTGATCATTCTGCTCCAATACTGAGCACGACGACTGAAGTCGTGCGCGATGACAGTCATGATCCAAATATTGCGTATAGTGTAAGTGCAAGTGACGTGGTCTCGGGAGTCGCATACTACGAGTTCACGATCGATGCAGGCCGCGGAGAGCGCTGGACTGATGATGGGTCAGGGATATATCGTTTCCGCTCACCTGTATTCGGAGCACACGACCTTACTATTGCCGCTGTTGATAAGGCGGGAAATCGTAGTGAGTCAAAGGTGCGTTATGAGGTAACACCACTTGATAAGCCAGTTGTGCGTGCAAAGAGTGATAAGTTCGCAGAAGCTAGTCCCGTTGTCGCAGAGCTACAGGGTCTTCCTGGAGCGAGCGCACATGTGGTTTTCGAGGGTGGTGCTGTACATCATGAAGATACAATAGCGCTTGATTCCTCTGGAAAGGGTACCTATACACTCAAGGAGAGTATTCTTCCTGGCAACTATATGCTTTCGGTTGTACAGACGCTTGAGAATGGTGCTTCATCAGATGTTCCTGTGCGTGTTGACATTGAAATCACGACTTCAGTGATTGGTTACCTGGGAAGGAATCCTGCATTATCAATCGCTCTCATTCCACTCTTGCTTATTGCGCTTGTTATTGGAGGCTGGCGCATAGGGAAGATATTCCTTGCTTATCAGCAAAAGGGCTATGGAGGAAATGTTCCGCAACTCGCTCTTCCTGCTCCGCGCGCTGATCGAGATGTACAACGATCGAATGTGGTTCGTCCCGTGCAGACTGCTCCACTTGAGTTACGCAGAGTGGTTCGCGTGCAAGCGCCGGGTGCAGTAATTGATTTGCGAAGGAGAGAATAA
- a CDS encoding response regulator, giving the protein METRKPKILVVEDDHALRQVLTDRLTEEGFDVLAAEDGEKGLSLAQLHHPALILLDIFMPRMDGITMLGKMRQADEWGKNVFVMAVTNSADATTIATIAGFGATEFLIKSDWGLEDIIARIKTHLKK; this is encoded by the coding sequence ATGGAAACACGAAAACCAAAAATACTCGTCGTTGAAGACGATCATGCGTTACGCCAAGTACTCACCGACCGGCTTACAGAAGAAGGTTTTGATGTACTTGCTGCAGAGGATGGAGAAAAGGGGTTGAGCCTCGCACAACTCCATCACCCCGCACTCATCCTACTCGATATATTCATGCCGCGCATGGATGGCATCACAATGCTCGGCAAAATGCGCCAAGCAGACGAATGGGGTAAGAACGTTTTCGTAATGGCAGTTACCAACTCTGCGGATGCAACCACTATCGCCACTATCGCAGGATTCGGAGCAACCGAATTTTTAATCAAGAGTGACTGGGGCCTCGAGGATATTATCGCGCGCATCAAAACTCACCTCAAGAAGTAG
- a CDS encoding peptidylprolyl isomerase → MDKQTLWIIGGGMLVVAVALTLFYIGEPKKAAKTIKTTTMAAPTTTATGEVTNTVTLKTSMGDIALELYGKDAPKTVANFVKLASEGFYTGTRFHRVIKDFMIQGGDPLSKDDTKGNLWGTGDPGYKFEDEINGHKLIAGVIAMANAGPNTNGSQFFIVTAPSTPWLDGKHTVFGRVISGMDNVVAINSVQTAAGDRPITPVTITGVEVK, encoded by the coding sequence ATGGATAAACAGACATTGTGGATTATTGGTGGCGGCATGCTTGTCGTCGCCGTGGCACTTACATTATTTTATATCGGAGAGCCGAAGAAAGCAGCAAAAACAATAAAAACAACAACTATGGCAGCACCAACTACAACAGCGACAGGAGAAGTTACAAATACAGTTACTCTGAAGACGTCCATGGGGGACATTGCACTGGAACTCTATGGAAAAGATGCTCCAAAGACGGTAGCAAACTTCGTAAAGCTTGCAAGTGAGGGATTCTATACAGGAACCCGTTTCCATCGCGTCATAAAAGATTTTATGATTCAAGGAGGAGATCCGCTCTCAAAAGATGACACCAAGGGTAATCTCTGGGGTACTGGGGATCCAGGATATAAGTTTGAGGATGAGATTAATGGTCACAAGCTTATTGCAGGCGTGATTGCAATGGCAAACGCAGGTCCGAATACAAATGGAAGTCAGTTTTTCATTGTGACCGCACCTTCTACTCCATGGCTTGATGGGAAGCATACTGTTTTTGGTAGGGTGATAAGTGGGATGGATAATGTTGTTGCTATAAACAGTGTCCAGACTGCAGCAGGTGATCGACCAATCACCCCAGTCACTATTACGGGCGTGGAGGTGAAATAA
- a CDS encoding ABC transporter ATP-binding protein — protein sequence MAKPIVYIDHVEITYNLGQENEFKANKGTTLEVFDQEYIILFGPSGCGKSTLLYSIFGVLAPSAGKMYVNGESIYDYAPMDMVYFQRKTMGIMYQQFNLIPSITVLDNVALPLIFDGVGPREREIRAMELCKRFTVDKVVDKLPTHLSGGQQQRVSAARSLVNDPQILIADEPVGNLDSVTAAAVMATLDEINQRDKKTIFLVTHDAKLLPRAHRVVYLDDGRVLRVVPNPEKEQIVKLEAGSTIITEIEQVARIYPYDSPRELQAKSLINFLTEELSFDQILKLQKLTEQVIEGRLDYPQYMQILMRSEHDGGIGIPVARAGIMVDRLKLIIEHAHDVERYRRATSKDGSETYVRNTEYVNRIAEFLATQAALALDDKAKLMFEDIIKQRIGGFTRKEDFLAQIQMKVEDGGVGMHAKQAFDVTRLIEKLIALGIQRTAHH from the coding sequence ATGGCAAAACCGATCGTATATATCGATCATGTTGAGATCACTTACAACCTCGGTCAAGAGAACGAGTTCAAGGCGAATAAAGGAACGACGCTCGAGGTGTTTGATCAAGAGTACATTATTTTATTTGGTCCCTCAGGATGTGGAAAGTCGACGCTGCTCTACTCTATTTTTGGCGTGCTCGCTCCGAGCGCGGGAAAGATGTATGTGAATGGTGAATCGATATACGACTACGCTCCAATGGACATGGTGTACTTCCAGCGCAAGACGATGGGAATCATGTACCAACAGTTTAATCTTATTCCATCAATTACTGTGCTCGATAATGTCGCACTCCCGTTGATCTTTGATGGTGTTGGTCCGCGCGAACGTGAAATCCGAGCAATGGAATTGTGTAAGCGTTTTACTGTAGATAAGGTTGTAGACAAGTTGCCGACTCACCTTTCGGGAGGTCAGCAGCAGCGTGTTTCTGCTGCACGTTCCCTAGTGAATGATCCGCAGATTCTTATCGCCGATGAGCCGGTTGGAAATCTCGACTCAGTGACCGCAGCAGCAGTCATGGCTACGCTCGATGAGATCAACCAACGCGACAAGAAGACAATTTTCCTTGTTACGCACGATGCAAAGCTGCTTCCTCGCGCACATCGCGTGGTCTATCTTGATGATGGAAGGGTGCTCAGGGTGGTGCCTAATCCCGAGAAGGAACAGATTGTGAAACTTGAGGCGGGATCCACAATCATAACGGAGATTGAGCAGGTGGCACGCATTTATCCTTATGATAGCCCAAGGGAGTTGCAGGCGAAGAGTTTGATCAACTTTCTTACCGAAGAGCTTTCATTCGATCAGATATTGAAGTTACAGAAATTGACGGAGCAGGTTATTGAGGGTCGTTTGGATTATCCACAGTACATGCAAATCTTGATGCGCAGCGAGCATGATGGAGGAATCGGTATTCCTGTTGCGCGCGCAGGCATTATGGTTGATCGACTAAAGCTCATCATTGAGCATGCACATGACGTCGAGCGCTATCGTCGAGCAACATCAAAAGATGGTTCGGAGACATATGTACGCAATACTGAATACGTCAATCGTATCGCTGAGTTTCTTGCCACACAGGCTGCACTCGCGCTCGATGATAAGGCGAAATTGATGTTTGAGGATATCATCAAGCAGCGTATAGGAGGATTTACGCGTAAGGAGGATTTCCTCGCACAAATTCAGATGAAAGTAGAAGATGGCGGTGTCGGAATGCATGCGAAGCAAGCATTTGACGTTACTCGATTGATAGAGAAATTGATTGCACTCGGTATTCAGCGTACTGCTCACCATTAA